One Candidatus Roizmanbacteria bacterium CG_4_9_14_0_2_um_filter_38_17 DNA window includes the following coding sequences:
- a CDS encoding DNA-binding protein: MINITNMTDEQYYTIEEVAKMLKVAYLTVYRWIQDNKLPSVKAGKQYRIKKNDLDNFLNSYKGKN; this comes from the coding sequence ATGATAAATATAACTAATATGACAGACGAGCAATACTACACCATAGAAGAAGTGGCAAAAATGTTAAAAGTAGCCTACTTAACAGTCTATCGTTGGATACAGGACAACAAACTCCCCTCAGTCAAGGCGGGTAAACAATACAGAATTAAAAAGAATGACTTAGATAATTTCCTTAATAGTTACAAAGGAAAAAACTAG